Proteins encoded by one window of Pseudophryne corroboree isolate aPseCor3 chromosome 3 unlocalized genomic scaffold, aPseCor3.hap2 SUPER_3_unloc_9, whole genome shotgun sequence:
- the LOC134984863 gene encoding gastrula zinc finger protein XlCGF26.1-like, producing the protein MEHVIPEWLPPPPSDNDSRQDSPGDNPITPIIHPTLSTDPSDPGKCSPDHSDIGASVTALTVDTVFPCSIDAKYFTQNTKPINPQAGERPFPCSDCGKCFTYKSYLLRHHRSHTGEKPFPCSECGKCFAHKSDLVQHHRSHTGERPFPCTECGKCFARKSHLVEHQRSHTGEKPFPCSECGKCFAHKSDLVSHQRSYTGENPFPCSECGKCFAHKSDLLRHQRSHTGVQPFSCSECGKCFSWKSQLVTHQRSHTSEKPFPCSECGKCFAQKSLLIHQKSHTGDNPFSCSECRKCFTQKSLLATHQRSHTGEKPFPCSECGKCFAHKSDLVKHHRIHTGEKPFPCSECGKCFAHKSDLVSHQRSHTGEKPFPCSECGKCFAHKSDLVTHQRSHTGEKPFPCSECGKCFAHKSDLFRHQRSHTGEKPFSCSECGKFFALKSFLVRHHRIHTGEKPFPCSECWKCYAHKSNHLRHQRSHTGEKPFSCSQCGKCFSRKSKLVIHQRSHTVENPFPCSECGKCFTQKSHLVNHQQSHTGERLFPYSEK; encoded by the coding sequence ataatgacagtagacaggattctccaggagataaccccattaccccaattattcaTCCAACTCTATcaactgatccctctgatcctgggaaatgttctcctgatcactctgatattggtgcatctgttacagctctgacagtagatacagtgtttccctgttctatagatgccaaatattttacacagaacactaagcctattaacccacaggcaggtgagaggccatttccgtgttctgattgtgggaaatgttttacatacaaatcgtaTCTTcttagacatcacagaagtcacacaggtgagaagccatttccatgttctgagtgtgggaaatgttttgcacacaaatcagatcttgttcaacatcacagaagtcacacaggtgagaggccatttccatgtactgagtgtgggaaatgttttgcacggaaatcacatcttgttgaacatcagagaagtcacacaggtgagaagccatttccatgttctgagtgtgggaaatgttttgcacacaaatcagatcttgtttcaCATCAGCGAAgttacacaggtgagaatccatttccatgttctgagtgtgggaaatgttttgcacacaaatcagatcttcttagacatcagagaagtcacacaggggtgcagccattttcttgctctgagtgtgggaaatgtttttcctggaaatcgcaacttgttacacatcagcgaagtcacacaagtgagaagccatttccatgttctgagtgtgggaaatgttttgcacagaaatcacttcttatacatcagaaaagtcacacaggtgacaatccattttcttgctctgagtgcaggaaatgttttacccagaaatcactacttgctacacatcagcgaagtcacacaggtgagaagccatttccatgttctgagtgtgggaaatgttttgcacacaaatcagatcttgttaaacatcacagaattcacacaggtgagaagccatttccatgttctgagtgtgggaaatgttttgcacacaaatcagatcttgtttcacatcagcgaagtcatacaggtgagaagccatttccatgttctgagtgtgggaaatgttttgcacacaaatcagatcttgttacacatcaaagaagtcacacaggtgagaagccatttccatgttctgagtgtgggaaatgttttgcacacaaatcagatctttttagacatcagagaagtcacacaggtgagaagccattttcttgctctgagtgtgggaaattttttgcactcaaatcatttcttgttagacatcacagaattcacacaggtgagaagccatttccatgttctgagtgttggAAATGTTATGCACACAAATCAAATCatcttagacatcagagaagtcacacaggtgaaaagccattttcttgctctcagtgtgggaaatgtttttcccggaaatcaaaacttgttatacatcagcgaagtcacacagttgagaatccatttccatgttctgagtgtgggaaatgttttacacagaaatcacatcttgttaatcatcagcaaagtcacacaggtgagaggctatttccatactctgagaaataa